From Saccharothrix espanaensis DSM 44229, the proteins below share one genomic window:
- a CDS encoding diguanylate cyclase, protein MSANGPRPTSGRAWLGYLTAGLVAIACYYAIPREGFGVAARVIMYCLTSTSAAVVVLWTALRLRTGARLPWLLLGLSQVVYSIADCTFYVNHYLLGLTGYPSLADVFYLGHYPLAVAALLLLIRRRTPGRDVQSALDASVLAVVAAMLSWLYLIGPRARLDQPVLVTAASVAYPVMDLALLAVAIRLFLGTGKRSGSFALLATNLLAILTADTLYVVQQLNGTYHAGNFLDAIWLGGNLALGAAALHPTRSAVAEPTAVREDVLGPGRIAALCAAALTAPAMLVVRHATGNTHDIPVVAAACAMLFVLVIARLAVLVADQRRLAITDALTGLHTRRFFVAQLPIEVERARRAGGSVAVFIADVDRFKSINDGHGHPAGDQALVEIADRLRRAARAGDVVARYGGEEFALLVPGASPAELAAIAQRLRDSVAGSPIEVTDSVWLAATVSIGAACYPEHAGDPAEVIAAADRSLYAAKVSGRDRAVVGAVRPESDPVMLEHLCRVADQVDLKLSAPHNSRAVGRWTRLLAAELGHDEHAVKVAGLAGRLHDIGKIVVPDAVLTKPSALDGQEWQLMRAHADHGFRLADTVPGFFPVARAIRQHHERYDGSGYPQGLVGGAIRWEARLVAVCDVWAAMLTDRPHRRALSVEAARDELRAGRGSRYDPDVVDLFLDLHAAGRIDSPAAGRVAG, encoded by the coding sequence ATGAGTGCGAACGGCCCCCGCCCGACCTCGGGCAGGGCCTGGCTCGGCTACCTCACCGCCGGGCTGGTGGCGATCGCCTGCTACTACGCGATCCCCCGGGAGGGCTTCGGGGTCGCCGCCCGCGTGATCATGTACTGCCTGACCAGCACGTCGGCCGCCGTCGTCGTGCTGTGGACCGCGCTGCGCCTGCGCACCGGCGCGCGCCTGCCGTGGCTGCTGCTCGGGTTGAGCCAGGTCGTCTACTCGATCGCCGACTGCACCTTCTACGTCAACCACTACCTGCTCGGCCTGACCGGCTACCCGTCCCTGGCCGACGTGTTCTACCTGGGGCACTACCCGCTGGCGGTGGCCGCGCTGCTGCTGCTCATCCGCCGCCGCACGCCCGGCCGCGACGTGCAGAGCGCGCTGGACGCCTCTGTGCTGGCGGTCGTCGCCGCGATGCTGTCCTGGCTCTACCTGATCGGCCCTCGCGCCAGGCTCGACCAGCCGGTGCTGGTGACCGCGGCGTCGGTCGCCTACCCGGTGATGGACCTGGCGCTGCTCGCCGTGGCGATCCGGCTGTTCCTGGGCACCGGCAAGCGCTCCGGCTCGTTCGCGCTGCTCGCGACGAACCTGCTGGCCATCCTCACCGCCGACACGCTCTACGTGGTGCAGCAGCTCAACGGCACCTACCACGCGGGCAACTTCCTCGACGCCATCTGGCTGGGCGGCAACCTGGCGCTGGGCGCGGCGGCGCTGCACCCGACCCGGTCGGCGGTCGCCGAGCCCACGGCGGTGCGGGAGGACGTGCTGGGGCCCGGCCGGATCGCCGCGCTGTGCGCCGCCGCCCTGACCGCGCCCGCGATGCTGGTCGTGCGGCACGCCACCGGGAACACCCACGACATCCCGGTGGTCGCCGCCGCGTGCGCGATGCTGTTCGTGCTGGTGATCGCCCGGTTGGCGGTGCTGGTCGCGGACCAGCGGCGGCTGGCCATCACCGACGCGCTGACCGGCCTGCACACCCGGCGGTTCTTCGTCGCCCAACTGCCGATCGAGGTCGAGCGGGCCCGGCGCGCGGGCGGGTCGGTGGCGGTGTTCATCGCCGACGTCGACCGGTTCAAGTCCATCAACGACGGGCACGGCCACCCGGCGGGCGACCAGGCGCTGGTGGAGATCGCCGACCGGCTGCGCCGCGCGGCGCGGGCCGGTGACGTGGTGGCGCGCTACGGCGGCGAGGAGTTCGCCCTGCTGGTGCCCGGCGCGAGCCCGGCCGAGCTGGCCGCCATCGCGCAGCGGCTGCGCGACAGCGTGGCGGGCAGCCCGATCGAGGTGACCGACTCGGTGTGGCTCGCGGCGACGGTGTCGATCGGCGCGGCCTGCTACCCCGAGCACGCGGGCGACCCGGCCGAGGTGATCGCCGCCGCGGACCGCTCGCTGTACGCGGCCAAGGTCTCGGGCCGGGACCGGGCGGTGGTCGGCGCGGTCCGCCCGGAGTCCGACCCGGTGATGCTGGAGCACCTGTGCCGGGTCGCCGACCAGGTCGACCTGAAGCTGTCCGCGCCGCACAACAGCCGCGCGGTGGGCCGGTGGACCCGCCTGCTGGCCGCCGAGCTGGGCCACGACGAGCACGCGGTGAAGGTCGCGGGCCTGGCGGGCCGGCTGCACGACATCGGCAAGATCGTCGTCCCGGACGCGGTGCTGACCAAGCCGTCCGCGCTGGACGGCCAGGAGTGGCAGCTGATGCGCGCGCACGCCGACCACGGCTTCCGGCTGGCCGACACGGTGCCGGGGTTCTTCCCGGTGGCGCGGGCGATCCGGCAGCACCACGAGCGCTACGACGGCAGCGGCTACCCGCAGGGCCTGGTGGGCGGCGCGATCCGCTGGGAGGCCCGGCTGGTCGCGGTGTGCGACGTGTGGGCGGCGATGCTGACCGACCGCCCGCACCGCCGGGCGCTGTCGGTCGAGGCGGCCCGCGACGAGCTCCGGGCCGGGCGCGGCTCGCGCTACGACCCGGACGTCGTGGACCTGTTCCTCGACCTGCACGCGGCGGGCCGGATCGACTCGCCGGCCGCCGGCCGGGTGGCCGGCTAG
- a CDS encoding thiaminase II/PqqC family protein → MAHSAQELLDKIRKEVADEHGVNRFIPLIARGEVPLPVIGALAAEESRIVPADWRSFLTLASRADEPAGRGFFTSLSQGEALALPLLPPLAAAAGFDEVAVRAYRPRPGCQAYAAYVAWLALNAEPAVAAVAMLTNFAAFGEYCAAIAEALREHYGFDEDARAFFDFFGTPAPELAQQGLAAVQAGIDAGVSFRGAVELVRLLQGYELMFWNTLADLSAR, encoded by the coding sequence ATGGCCCACTCGGCGCAGGAACTGCTCGACAAGATCCGGAAGGAAGTCGCGGACGAGCACGGGGTGAACCGGTTCATCCCGCTGATCGCGCGCGGCGAGGTGCCGTTGCCGGTGATCGGCGCGCTGGCCGCCGAGGAGAGCCGGATCGTGCCGGCGGACTGGCGCAGCTTCCTCACCCTGGCCTCCCGGGCGGACGAGCCCGCCGGGCGCGGGTTCTTCACCAGCCTGTCCCAGGGCGAGGCCCTCGCCCTGCCGCTGCTGCCCCCGCTCGCCGCGGCGGCCGGGTTCGACGAGGTCGCCGTGCGCGCCTACCGGCCCCGGCCGGGGTGCCAGGCGTACGCGGCCTACGTGGCGTGGCTGGCGCTCAACGCGGAACCGGCGGTCGCGGCGGTGGCCATGCTGACCAACTTCGCGGCGTTCGGCGAGTACTGCGCGGCGATCGCCGAGGCGCTGCGCGAGCACTACGGCTTCGACGAGGACGCCCGCGCGTTCTTCGACTTCTTCGGCACGCCCGCGCCCGAGCTGGCGCAGCAGGGACTGGCGGCGGTGCAGGCCGGGATCGACGCCGGGGTGTCCTTCCGCGGCGCGGTCGAACTGGTTCGCCTGCTCCAGGGCTACGAGCTGATGTTCTGGAACACCCTGGCCGACCTGAGCGCGCGCTAG
- a CDS encoding GNAT family N-acetyltransferase: MIGVGPLEPDDRPAWAELFLGYNEFYGRALPPDALERAWREFHLGHRMHALGARLDGALVGIAHFLVHPSTTSPDACYLQDLFTSPGARGRGVGRALIDAVEEWARAHECSRLYWHTKEDNHTARRLYDQVAENRGFIAYVIPFQS; encoded by the coding sequence ATGATCGGTGTCGGACCGCTGGAGCCGGACGACCGTCCCGCCTGGGCCGAACTCTTCCTCGGCTACAACGAGTTCTACGGCCGCGCGCTGCCGCCCGACGCCCTGGAGCGCGCCTGGCGGGAGTTCCACCTGGGACACCGGATGCACGCGCTGGGCGCCCGGCTGGACGGCGCACTGGTCGGCATCGCCCACTTCCTGGTGCACCCCAGCACCACCTCACCGGACGCCTGCTACCTCCAGGACCTGTTCACCTCGCCGGGAGCGCGCGGCCGGGGCGTGGGGCGGGCGCTGATCGACGCGGTCGAGGAGTGGGCCCGCGCCCACGAGTGCTCGCGCCTGTACTGGCACACCAAAGAGGACAACCACACCGCGCGCCGGCTCTACGACCAGGTGGCCGAGAACCGGGGCTTCATCGCTTACGTGATCCCGTTCCAGTCCTGA
- a CDS encoding TetR/AcrR family transcriptional regulator — translation MSEPKSRRRGAELEQAILDAAWAELSELGYARFTVEGVAARAGTSKPVLYRRWKNRAELALAAWNQRVPAAKGVPDTGSLRTDMLAVFDRIALRTGSMMSGMIAGVMAEAFRHPEVAELLRSRLTQPSPLTEAVRTVVDRAVRRGELPPVEVPLRALRAPLDLVRNEYFMCGQTLDETTIAELVDEVYLPLLRGLRAG, via the coding sequence GTGTCGGAGCCGAAGTCGCGCCGCCGCGGGGCGGAACTGGAACAGGCCATCCTCGACGCCGCCTGGGCCGAACTGAGCGAACTCGGCTACGCCCGGTTCACCGTGGAAGGCGTCGCGGCGCGGGCCGGCACCAGCAAGCCCGTCCTGTACCGCCGTTGGAAGAACCGGGCCGAACTCGCCCTGGCCGCGTGGAACCAGCGGGTTCCGGCGGCCAAGGGCGTGCCCGACACCGGGTCGTTGCGCACCGACATGCTAGCCGTGTTCGACCGCATCGCGTTGCGGACCGGGAGCATGATGAGCGGGATGATCGCCGGCGTGATGGCCGAGGCGTTCCGCCACCCCGAGGTCGCCGAACTGCTCCGCTCGCGCCTGACCCAGCCCTCGCCGCTGACCGAGGCGGTCCGCACGGTCGTGGACCGGGCCGTGCGGCGCGGCGAGCTGCCGCCGGTCGAGGTGCCGCTGCGGGCGCTGCGCGCGCCGCTGGACCTGGTGCGCAACGAGTACTTCATGTGCGGCCAGACGCTGGACGAGACGACCATCGCCGAGCTGGTGGACGAGGTCTACCTGCCCCTGCTGCGCGGGCTGCGGGCCGGTTGA
- a CDS encoding ABC transporter ATP-binding protein, translating into MLNRLLRTYLRPYRRELIIVLVLQCVGTVASLYLPSLNADIIDFGIARGDNDYILATGGWMLGVTLVQIGCSAGAVFYSARTAMAFGRDVRSAVFHRVGEFSAREVNAFGPSSLITRTTNDVQQVQLLVVMVCTILVTAPIMCAAGIVMALREDVGLSWLLAVCVPAMIIGIGLIVIRMVPQFRLMQERIDAVNRVLREQLSGIRVVRAFVREPAETRRFADANAALTDTALKVGRLQALIFPVVMLMFNGSSVAVMWFGAQRLDTGEMQIGALTAFLSYLMQILMSVMMATFISMMVPRASVCAERINEVLDTDSSVTPPLAPVRELPGTAAVEFRHAEFRYPGAAEPVLRDISFRAEAGRTTAIIGSTGAGKTTLLSLVPRLIDVTGGEVLVNGADVRELAPDVLCDRLGLVPQRPYLFTGTVASNLRYGKPDATDDELWSALEIAQARDFVEQMGGLESSIAQGGTNVSGGQRQRLSIARALVRRPDVYLFDDAFSALDLATDARLRAALRPHTAKSVVIVVAQRVSTIIDAERIVVLDNGSVVGVGTHQELLDTCPTYVEIVQSQLSSEQAA; encoded by the coding sequence TTGCTAAACCGCCTACTCCGGACATACCTCCGTCCGTACCGGCGTGAGCTGATCATCGTGCTGGTGCTCCAGTGCGTCGGCACCGTCGCGTCGCTCTACCTGCCCAGCCTCAACGCCGACATCATCGACTTCGGCATCGCCCGCGGCGACAACGACTACATCCTGGCCACCGGCGGGTGGATGCTCGGGGTCACGCTGGTGCAGATCGGGTGCTCCGCCGGCGCGGTCTTCTACAGCGCCCGCACGGCCATGGCGTTCGGCCGGGACGTGCGCTCGGCCGTGTTCCACCGGGTGGGCGAGTTCTCCGCCCGCGAGGTCAACGCGTTCGGCCCGTCCTCGCTGATCACCCGCACCACCAACGACGTGCAGCAGGTTCAGCTGCTGGTGGTGATGGTGTGCACGATCCTGGTCACCGCGCCGATCATGTGCGCGGCGGGCATCGTGATGGCGCTGCGCGAGGACGTCGGGCTGTCCTGGCTGCTCGCGGTGTGCGTGCCGGCCATGATCATCGGGATCGGTCTGATCGTGATCCGCATGGTGCCGCAGTTCCGGCTCATGCAGGAGCGCATCGACGCGGTCAACCGGGTGCTGCGCGAGCAGCTCTCCGGCATCCGGGTGGTCCGGGCGTTCGTCCGCGAACCGGCCGAGACCAGGCGGTTCGCCGACGCCAACGCCGCGCTCACCGACACCGCGCTCAAGGTCGGCCGGCTGCAGGCGCTGATCTTCCCGGTCGTCATGCTGATGTTCAACGGCTCCAGCGTCGCCGTCATGTGGTTCGGGGCGCAGCGGCTGGACACCGGGGAGATGCAGATCGGCGCGCTGACCGCGTTCCTCAGCTACCTGATGCAGATCCTGATGTCGGTCATGATGGCCACCTTCATCTCCATGATGGTGCCGCGCGCCTCGGTCTGCGCGGAGCGGATCAACGAGGTGCTCGACACCGACTCCTCGGTGACCCCGCCGCTCGCCCCGGTGCGCGAACTGCCCGGGACGGCCGCCGTGGAGTTCCGGCACGCCGAGTTCCGCTACCCGGGCGCGGCCGAACCGGTGCTGCGCGACATCTCCTTCCGCGCCGAGGCCGGCCGCACCACCGCGATCATCGGCAGCACCGGCGCGGGCAAGACCACGCTGCTCTCGCTGGTACCCCGGCTGATCGACGTCACCGGCGGCGAGGTCCTGGTCAACGGCGCGGACGTGCGCGAACTCGCCCCGGACGTGCTGTGCGACCGGCTCGGCCTGGTGCCGCAGCGGCCGTACCTGTTCACCGGCACGGTCGCGAGCAACCTGCGCTACGGCAAGCCGGACGCGACCGACGACGAGCTGTGGTCGGCGCTGGAGATCGCCCAGGCGCGCGACTTCGTGGAGCAGATGGGCGGGCTGGAGTCGAGCATCGCCCAGGGCGGCACGAACGTCTCGGGCGGCCAGCGGCAGCGGCTGTCCATCGCGCGGGCCCTGGTCCGCCGGCCGGACGTCTACCTGTTCGACGACGCGTTCTCCGCGCTCGACCTGGCCACCGACGCCCGGCTGCGCGCCGCGCTGCGGCCGCACACCGCCAAGTCGGTGGTGATCGTCGTCGCGCAGCGCGTGTCCACCATCATCGACGCCGAGCGGATCGTGGTCCTGGACAACGGGTCCGTGGTCGGCGTCGGCACCCACCAGGAACTGCTGGACACGTGCCCCACCTACGTGGAGATCGTCCAGTCGCAGCTCAGTTCGGAGCAGGCCGCATGA
- a CDS encoding ABC transporter ATP-binding protein, with the protein MSAPTTNRPTPARMGGGFPGAGIPMGKAENFGPSAKRLVRRMSGERAALSAVLALGVISVAFAVAGPKILGYATDIIFDGVLRRVGGQPGGIDFTALGEALGWVSGLYLASSAFGWVQGRILNKVVQRFVYRLRAEVEDKLHRLPLRYFDGQPRGELLSRVTNDIDNVSTTLQQTLSQLLTSLLTVIGVLVMMVTISPLLALIALALIPLSVIATSRIRKRSQKLFIAQWKHTGQLNAHIEESFTGHQLVKVFGRQRESEEEFRRRNDELLESSLGAQFISGLIMPVMMFLSNISYVAVAVVGGLRITSGAMSLGEVQAFIQYSRQFAQPLTQVASMANLMQSGVASAERVFELLDAEEEEPDPAQAAVPGERRGRVEFHDVAFSYKPEQPLIRDLSLVAEPGHTIAIVGPTGAGKTTLVNLIMRFYELDAGRITLDGVDITALRRQDLRAQTGMVLQDTWLFGGTIRDNIAYGNPDATEEQVLAAARATYVDRFVRTLPDGYDTVIDEEGSNVSAGEKQLITIARAFLADPSLLILDEATSSVDTRTESLVQHAMAALRSSRTSFVIAHRLSTIRDADLILVMESGRIVEQGTHEELIALDGAYQRLYSAQFAAV; encoded by the coding sequence ATGAGCGCACCCACCACGAACCGGCCCACCCCCGCCCGGATGGGCGGCGGCTTCCCCGGCGCGGGCATCCCGATGGGCAAGGCCGAGAACTTCGGGCCGTCGGCGAAACGACTGGTCCGCCGGATGAGCGGGGAGCGGGCCGCGCTGTCGGCGGTGCTCGCCCTCGGCGTGATCAGCGTCGCGTTCGCCGTGGCGGGCCCGAAGATCCTCGGGTACGCCACCGACATCATCTTCGACGGCGTGCTGCGGCGGGTCGGCGGGCAGCCCGGCGGCATCGACTTCACCGCCCTGGGCGAGGCGCTCGGCTGGGTCTCCGGCCTGTACCTGGCGTCCTCGGCGTTCGGCTGGGTGCAGGGGCGGATCCTCAACAAGGTGGTGCAGCGGTTCGTCTACCGGCTGCGCGCCGAGGTCGAGGACAAGCTGCACCGGCTGCCGCTGCGCTACTTCGACGGGCAGCCGCGCGGCGAGCTGCTCTCCCGGGTCACCAACGACATCGACAACGTCTCGACCACCCTCCAGCAGACGCTGAGCCAGCTGCTCACCTCGCTGCTGACGGTGATCGGCGTGCTGGTGATGATGGTGACCATCTCGCCGCTGCTGGCGCTGATCGCGCTGGCCCTGATCCCGCTGTCGGTGATCGCCACCAGCCGGATCCGCAAGCGGTCGCAGAAGCTGTTCATCGCCCAGTGGAAGCACACCGGGCAGCTCAACGCGCACATCGAGGAGTCCTTCACCGGCCACCAGCTGGTCAAGGTGTTCGGCCGGCAGCGCGAGTCCGAGGAGGAGTTCCGCCGCCGCAACGACGAGCTGCTGGAGTCGTCGCTGGGGGCGCAGTTCATCTCCGGCCTGATCATGCCGGTGATGATGTTCCTGTCCAACATCAGCTACGTGGCGGTGGCCGTGGTGGGCGGTCTGCGAATCACCTCCGGCGCGATGTCGCTGGGCGAGGTGCAGGCGTTCATCCAGTACTCGCGCCAGTTCGCGCAGCCGCTGACCCAGGTGGCGTCGATGGCGAACCTGATGCAGTCCGGCGTGGCCTCCGCCGAGCGGGTGTTCGAGCTGCTCGACGCCGAGGAGGAGGAACCGGACCCGGCGCAGGCCGCGGTGCCCGGCGAACGGCGCGGCCGGGTGGAGTTCCACGACGTGGCGTTCTCCTACAAGCCGGAGCAGCCGCTGATCCGGGACCTGTCGCTGGTGGCCGAACCCGGCCACACCATCGCGATCGTCGGCCCGACCGGTGCCGGCAAGACGACGCTGGTCAACCTGATCATGCGGTTCTACGAGCTCGACGCCGGCCGGATCACCCTCGACGGCGTGGACATCACCGCGCTGCGCCGCCAGGACCTGCGGGCCCAGACCGGCATGGTGCTGCAGGACACCTGGCTGTTCGGCGGCACGATCCGGGACAACATCGCCTACGGCAACCCGGACGCGACCGAGGAGCAGGTGCTGGCCGCGGCGCGGGCGACCTACGTGGACCGGTTCGTCCGGACCCTGCCGGACGGCTACGACACGGTGATCGACGAGGAGGGCTCGAACGTCAGCGCGGGCGAGAAGCAGCTGATCACCATCGCGCGCGCGTTCCTGGCCGACCCGTCGCTGCTGATCCTGGACGAGGCGACCAGTTCGGTGGACACCCGCACCGAGTCGCTGGTGCAGCACGCGATGGCCGCGCTGCGCTCGTCGCGCACCAGCTTCGTCATCGCCCACCGGCTGTCCACGATCCGCGACGCCGATTTGATCCTGGTGATGGAGTCGGGCCGGATCGTCGAGCAGGGCACGCACGAGGAGCTGATCGCCCTGGACGGCGCGTACCAGCGGCTGTACTCGGCGCAGTTCGCCGCGGTCTGA
- a CDS encoding serine hydrolase domain-containing protein yields the protein MKSTMLGVVVVAALAVSGAGVASAAPSSWQSMLDGLVAEGAVGVTAEVRDGAGLWRGSAGVTEAGGPRPPVDGRFRAGSVTKSFTATVVLQLVDEGRVALTDSVQRLVPGLLPPGRITVQDLVGHTSGLPEYGLALLDTDGVPLQRWRTWTPEELVRTALRVADPEPPGKFGYTNTDYVLLGLVIEKVTGRSHRHEVERRILRPLGLADTRVPGAFPFVTGPHARGHVVAGGRTVEYTAVNPTLFGAAGEIVSTTADLNRFYTGLLDGRLLRDPELAKMKANGLGMEHAYFDRCRQSMYGHGGGVPGYNVVSFQSEDTTRRITVSWTGRTTASMSPLLTSMLAKAAC from the coding sequence GTGAAATCAACGATGCTCGGCGTGGTCGTCGTGGCGGCGCTGGCGGTCTCGGGTGCGGGGGTCGCGTCGGCCGCCCCGTCGTCCTGGCAGTCCATGCTGGACGGCCTGGTGGCGGAGGGCGCGGTCGGGGTCACCGCCGAGGTGCGGGACGGCGCGGGGCTGTGGCGCGGCAGCGCCGGCGTGACGGAGGCGGGTGGGCCGCGGCCGCCGGTGGACGGGCGGTTCCGGGCCGGGAGCGTCACCAAGTCGTTCACCGCGACCGTGGTTCTGCAACTGGTCGACGAGGGCCGGGTGGCGTTGACCGACAGCGTGCAACGACTGGTGCCGGGTCTGCTGCCGCCGGGGCGGATCACCGTGCAGGACCTGGTGGGCCACACCAGCGGGTTGCCGGAGTACGGCCTGGCGTTGCTGGACACCGACGGCGTGCCGCTCCAGCGGTGGCGGACGTGGACGCCGGAGGAGCTGGTCCGCACCGCCCTGCGGGTCGCGGATCCCGAACCGCCCGGGAAGTTCGGGTACACCAACACCGATTACGTGCTGCTCGGCCTGGTCATCGAGAAGGTGACCGGCCGTTCGCACCGGCACGAGGTGGAGCGGCGGATCCTGCGACCGCTGGGGTTGGCCGACACCCGGGTCCCGGGGGCGTTCCCGTTCGTGACGGGGCCGCACGCGCGCGGCCACGTGGTGGCCGGCGGGAGGACCGTGGAGTACACCGCCGTCAACCCGACGCTGTTCGGCGCGGCGGGCGAGATCGTCTCGACCACAGCGGACTTGAACCGCTTCTACACCGGGCTGTTGGACGGGCGGCTGCTGCGCGACCCGGAGTTGGCGAAGATGAAGGCGAACGGCCTGGGCATGGAGCACGCGTACTTCGACCGGTGCCGGCAGTCGATGTACGGGCACGGCGGCGGAGTCCCCGGCTACAACGTGGTGAGCTTCCAGAGCGAGGACACCACCCGCCGGATCACGGTGTCGTGGACCGGCCGCACCACCGCCTCGATGAGCCCGCTCCTGACGTCGATGCTGGCGAAGGCCGCCTGCTGA
- a CDS encoding SDR family oxidoreductase, producing the protein MILVTGATGTIGRSLVGELTGRGVPFRALVRSAAKGAELGCDHVVGDFDDPDSITAALTGVDRLFLNSTGVTAGPGEQPIARRQRTVIDAAVRAGVSAVVKVSVWKPRHGGKLALGAHWEAERHLRASGLDWAVLQPTGFMQNFVTGAALVTEDGDILGAYGDAGVAYVDCRDIAAVAAELLTGTRWNEDFALTGPEAIDHRHIAARLSAVTGRTIRYVDLPPDELAARLTGQGLPADFAADIAELFAEVGAGAQDTTTTTVRDVTGRDPRTFERFLADHADLLAVRGTEAASRSTGQSLVQDS; encoded by the coding sequence ATGATCCTGGTCACCGGTGCCACCGGCACCATCGGTCGGTCTCTCGTGGGAGAGCTGACCGGTCGCGGCGTGCCGTTCCGGGCTTTGGTGCGCAGCGCGGCCAAGGGCGCGGAGCTGGGCTGTGACCACGTCGTCGGCGACTTCGACGACCCGGACTCGATCACCGCCGCGCTGACCGGCGTCGACCGGCTGTTCCTCAACAGCACCGGTGTGACCGCCGGGCCGGGGGAGCAGCCCATCGCCCGCCGGCAGCGCACGGTGATCGACGCGGCCGTCCGGGCCGGCGTGTCGGCCGTGGTCAAGGTGTCGGTCTGGAAGCCCCGCCACGGCGGCAAGCTCGCCCTGGGCGCGCACTGGGAGGCCGAGCGGCACCTGCGCGCCTCCGGGCTGGACTGGGCGGTGCTCCAGCCCACCGGCTTCATGCAGAACTTCGTCACCGGCGCCGCCCTGGTCACCGAGGACGGCGACATCCTCGGCGCGTACGGCGACGCGGGCGTGGCCTACGTCGACTGCCGCGACATCGCCGCCGTCGCCGCCGAACTGCTCACCGGCACCCGCTGGAACGAGGACTTCGCGCTCACCGGCCCCGAGGCGATCGACCACCGCCACATCGCCGCCCGGCTCTCCGCCGTGACCGGCCGCACCATCCGCTACGTCGACCTGCCGCCCGACGAGTTGGCCGCCCGGCTCACCGGCCAGGGCCTGCCCGCCGACTTCGCGGCCGACATCGCCGAGCTGTTCGCCGAGGTCGGCGCCGGCGCGCAGGACACCACGACCACCACCGTGCGGGACGTGACCGGCCGCGACCCCCGCACGTTCGAGCGGTTCCTCGCCGACCACGCGGACCTGCTCGCCGTGCGGGGCACCGAAGCGGCGAGCAGGTCCACCGGTCAGTCACTTGTGCAGGACTCCTGA
- a CDS encoding TetR/AcrR family transcriptional regulator, which produces MPQPEKRRADARRNRERLLAAADAAFGEHGTTASLEAVARRAGVAIGTLYGHFPTRRALIGALLHDRHEALLALAGHLRETVPPAQALERWIEAVVAHAATYRGLAAELTGGADDTASELADACHRMTDASQAFVTTAREAGAIRAEVTGADVFALINAAAWLREHTSAERSERLVRFTVDGLRP; this is translated from the coding sequence ATGCCCCAGCCCGAGAAACGTCGTGCCGACGCCCGCCGCAACCGCGAGCGCCTCCTGGCCGCGGCGGACGCGGCATTCGGTGAACACGGCACCACGGCGTCCCTGGAGGCCGTGGCGCGCCGGGCCGGAGTCGCGATCGGCACCCTCTACGGCCACTTCCCCACCCGGCGCGCGCTGATCGGCGCGCTCCTGCACGACCGGCACGAAGCGCTGCTCGCGCTGGCCGGGCACCTGCGGGAGACCGTGCCGCCCGCGCAGGCGCTGGAACGGTGGATCGAGGCGGTGGTCGCCCACGCCGCGACCTACCGGGGCCTGGCCGCGGAACTGACCGGCGGCGCCGACGACACCGCCTCGGAACTGGCCGACGCCTGCCACCGGATGACCGACGCGAGCCAGGCGTTCGTGACCACCGCGCGGGAAGCCGGCGCGATCCGCGCGGAGGTCACCGGGGCGGACGTGTTCGCGTTGATCAACGCGGCGGCGTGGCTGCGCGAGCACACCTCGGCCGAGCGGTCCGAACGGTTGGTGCGCTTCACCGTCGACGGCCTGCGCCCGTGA
- a CDS encoding nitroreductase family deazaflavin-dependent oxidoreductase, giving the protein MTEERRNFNQQIAAEFRANKGVVGGPFEGRDLLLLTTVGAKSGEPRLTPLVYTRDGDRLVVAASYAGAPKNPAWYHNLLADPKVIVEVGEEKFEATASVVEDRAERDRLYAGMVAHAPGFADYEQKTDRLIPVVVLER; this is encoded by the coding sequence ATGACCGAGGAACGCCGCAACTTCAACCAGCAGATCGCCGCCGAGTTCCGCGCCAACAAGGGCGTGGTGGGCGGCCCGTTCGAGGGGCGAGACCTCCTGCTGCTCACCACGGTGGGCGCGAAGAGCGGCGAGCCGCGCCTCACGCCGCTGGTCTACACCCGCGACGGCGACCGCCTGGTGGTCGCGGCCTCGTACGCCGGCGCGCCGAAGAACCCGGCCTGGTACCACAACCTGCTGGCCGACCCGAAGGTGATCGTGGAGGTGGGGGAGGAGAAGTTCGAGGCCACCGCCTCGGTGGTCGAGGACCGCGCGGAACGCGACCGCCTCTACGCCGGCATGGTCGCGCACGCGCCCGGCTTCGCCGACTACGAGCAGAAGACCGATCGCCTGATCCCGGTCGTGGTCCTCGAACGCTGA